A genomic window from Anaerolineae bacterium includes:
- a CDS encoding formate dehydrogenase accessory protein FdhE gives MADNIQLTEDQITKAAESLKQLRPAYGAILDFYKQIFIAQEDSKDKIQIDPIQIPEEMLLIKADEEFPLVNLSEFAIDAKASKMLLIKICGIIKASSGDMASSARAILKAVDAEEFDFDSLFSGLLEEDDSVFEKTAKKHDIKKGDLAFIIYNSIKPSLSMCAQQLSTCLNKNQPWTKGYCPICGSPPVFSMFEGEGGERFLLCGFCAHKWSSRRLYCPFCDNTDSKTLSYLYSEEEKEYRVDLCDKCKKYIKNIDTRKTERIIYPPLEQVATLHLDIKGKEAKYESGIDFA, from the coding sequence ATGGCAGATAACATTCAACTTACCGAAGATCAGATAACAAAGGCCGCAGAGTCATTAAAGCAGCTTAGGCCTGCTTATGGAGCTATTTTAGATTTTTACAAACAAATCTTTATTGCCCAGGAAGATTCCAAAGACAAGATACAGATCGACCCGATACAGATTCCGGAGGAGATGCTTTTAATAAAGGCCGATGAAGAGTTTCCCCTGGTAAATCTGTCTGAATTTGCAATTGATGCTAAAGCATCCAAGATGCTTTTAATAAAAATTTGCGGGATAATAAAAGCATCAAGCGGAGACATGGCCTCTTCCGCCCGGGCAATACTAAAAGCTGTTGACGCAGAAGAATTTGATTTTGACTCTCTGTTTTCCGGTCTTCTCGAAGAGGATGACTCTGTTTTTGAAAAAACCGCAAAGAAACATGATATAAAAAAAGGTGACCTTGCCTTTATCATTTACAACAGCATAAAACCATCTTTATCAATGTGTGCTCAGCAACTTTCAACCTGTCTTAATAAGAATCAGCCCTGGACAAAAGGATACTGCCCCATTTGCGGAAGTCCTCCTGTGTTTTCAATGTTTGAAGGAGAAGGGGGGGAGCGCTTTCTGCTATGCGGTTTCTGCGCGCACAAATGGTCGTCCAGAAGACTGTACTGCCCATTTTGTGACAATACGGACAGCAAGACACTCAGCTATTTATACAGTGAAGAAGAAAAGGAATACAGGGTTGATCTGTGCGACAAATGTAAAAAATATATCAAAAACATAGATACAAGAAAAACAGAGCGTATTATATATCCTCCCCTTGAACAGGTGGCGACGCTGCATCTTGACATAAAGGGTAAGGAAGCGAAGTATGAAAGCGGAATAGATTTTGCTTAG